The Pirellulales bacterium DNA window CGAAACATCGTTAGATCTCCCTGAAGCAGAGGCATGGATCGATCTGAGTTGCGCGCCGAGCGGGCAAGTAGCTGGCGATCAGTGCGACCGCCCCGGCCAGAACAACGGAAACAGCGGCCAGCGACGGCAAAGGTTGAACCACAACGCCAGCCAACCTCGGCCCAACAAATACGGCGGTCAATGTTCCGAACGTAAATCCGATAATGCCGCCTAGTAGACCCACAAGCAGCGCTTTGCCGAGGAACAATCGCGCCACCCACGATCGAGTTGCCCCCAGGGCCATGAAGGTACCAATTTCGCGGCGACGCTCTCGTACATTGGCGAACATCGTTCCGGCCACACTGGCAGCGCTCACGCCGACCAAAATCACAAGGAATACGTACGACAGCCGGGCCATCAAGCGGTTGACCGACACTTGCGTTTCAACGACGTTGGAAATCGTGATGACTTTCGCGTCGTCAAACATGGCGGCCAAATTTGGAATCAGGCTGCCGGCCGCATCCTCGCAGCATGCCATGAGCTCGATCACGTTCACGATTGGCCCGGCAGCGGCTACTTCCTGCACCGTATGCAGATGGGCAAAAACTCGCGAATCGTCGATCGTTCCCGTTGGTGGAAGCACTGCGGCAACGGTAAAGGATCGATCGCACAGCTTAATACGCTCTCCCCGCGTCAACTCCACAATTTGTGCCACGTCGGCACCCACCAAAATCTCGTCGGTGCCGAGTTCTTGTACGCGGCGCTCGTTGATCAGGGATTCGGCCGATGAACTGTCACCGGTATGAAATGATGTCCGTTTTTTGCATCCGGCGTGTTTGTTACTAAACAGGTTCAAGCTTTGCCATGCGGCTTGGGCTTGGAATTCACTTTGCGGAAGAATGCCGGTCAGCGTCAATTTTCGGCCGTTCAACTCTGCAGGAACGCACAATTTCGGCGAAATACCTTCGACTCCTTCCAGGTTGGCCATCGCTAGTCGCGTGGCATGTTCTTCAGGCAGAGTTTTCCCGTGCAAGTCGGCGGCATAGTAATCTTGCAGGCTGACATCCTTGGGTAGCAACAGCACATTGGCCCCCAGCGTCGCCATTTTTTGTGCAACGGCTTGTTCGGAAAACACGGTCACGCTGCGGATCGCGACCAATGCCCCGACTCCCAGGCTGATGGCCAATAAGCTTGTCGCCACCGCCCAGGGCCGCTGACGCAATTCTTTCCAGATTAAGCTGCGTAGTGTCATGGCTCTACTTCTTCTTTTGGTTGTGAATGCAGTTCGGATCATTGCAACATTTGCCGGCGGTATGCAAGTCGGCGCCGATTTGCTCCTTGGTCGCCTCGGTGGTGTATTTCCCCACGAGCACTCCAGGCGGAGCAAGCAGCGACACCATCGAGCCTGGCGTCTTGGCATCGATCGACATGTCGGCCAAGAATCGCTTTTCACTAGAGTCATCACGATGCAGGCTGACCATCGTTGTCCGGGCTTGGAACATCGGATCGGCCGCAAAATCTGCAACTCCTTGCGGCAATTGCGCGCTGGTGTCGGATTTCACATGCACCAGCACTAATTTGTCCTCCTGCAGCGCCTTCATCACCTGAGTCATTGTTGGCGTGACGAGCAGCTTATCGATGGTCTGATCGTTAATGCGATCGGGAACGGCGCCAGTGATCGCACCATTGGCAGCCACACACATGACCATAGGCATGGGTGCGCGGCTTACTTTGTAGCGTTCAACCAGTTCTCGATTGGCCGGGTCTGTGACGTTGATGCTCGACCACTCGGTTCGCCGCGGTTTTTGAGGCAGCGACGATTTCAGTTGTGACATCATCGCTTGCGTGGCGACATTGTTTTCTTTCCAAAAGAGGAGCAGCGTGAACTCTGGCCGCGCATCAGTCGCCATCGATTGTGCGGGTACATTGGCGAATCGAGGACTGTTTTGGGCGAATGCGTGGCTGGCACAAGCTGCGCAAATCAGCGGCAGCGATAGCATTACGCGCGTGCTAGCGAACATAAAGAACCTCCTTGTTCTCGTAAATCGAGCGTTGGCTGCGACGGATTTCAGCCGTCAGCCCACATGCAAATTTTCGACGACGGCAACCGCCGCACTGACGAGGTTACATTGACCGTTTGGGCGGCTGCTTGTTGAATTTCGCTTCGTACTGGGCGGCAAATTTTGCTTCCAGTTCCGGATGACAAGTAAAACACTGCGAATCGGGGCAATCGTGCTGCGCGCACCAGTCCCCCTTCGTTTTTAATTCGGTCGCTACCTTAGGATTACATAAAGCGCAGATTTCCTCGGGCACACCATGTTCGTCGCACCACCAGCCATCGTGCGTGTGGCCACTGGCGGCGCTAGCATGGGTCGTGTCCGGCCCTTGTTCTGCCGGCGACTTACCACATCCTGGTAGCAGGACTGCGATGCCGAGCGCCGCAATCGCCGCACGAACTGACTTCTTGAGTCGCATCGTCGTTCTCTCCCTAAATAAGTTCCATAGAAAATAGCCATTTTAGTGGCAAGTCATCGATTGGACGGTCCAACCGCAATGGTTCTGAATCTTCAACTTGTGGTCGTCAAACTGCAATCGCCGCAGTTTCGCTTTCGTCGAATTCTTGAATCGGCGACGATGTTTCGCGAGTCGGCGGTTTAAACAGCACATACAACACTCGCAATACGAGCAGCGACATGACCATCGCGCTAATCACCCCGCCGATCACGACGGTCGCCAGCGGCCGCTGCACTTCGGCCCCCATGCCGGTACTGAAGGCCATCGGCACGAAGCCGAGGCTGGCCACCAGCGTCGTCATCAACACCGGCCGCAGGCGGGTCACCGCGGCGTCTTCCACTGCATGTTCCAGCGAATAACCGCGCTTACGAAGGTGGCGGATATAAGAAACCAAGATCATGTCGTCCAGCACGGCTACGCCCGACAGTGCGATAAACCCAATCGCGGCGGAGATCGAAAACGGCATTCCGCGCAGCCACAGGGCAAAAATGCCGCCGACGCAGGCGAACGGAATGCCGGTGAAGACGCGCAGCGCATCAATGACGTTTTGGTAGGTGATATAAAGGAGCGTGAAGATTAACACCAGCGTGATCGCGCCAACGACAATAAGTCGAGTCAACGCACTGTTGAAATGTTCAAACTGCCCGCCCCATTCGATCGAATAGCGTCCCGGTGGCGGCTGGAATTCGGCGTTCAGCTTGCGTTTGGCTTCGATCACATAGCTGCCAATGTCGCGGCCGCGGACGTTGGCAGTCACCGTAATTCGTCGCAGTCCCCATTCGCGGTTGATCGTGGAAGGGCCTTCAATCCGGCGGATGCTCGCCAATCGCGACAGCGGCAGCCGCTCGCCGGTGGCCGTTGGAATGAGAATCGAGCCGACCCCCTCGGCTCCTTGTCGATAGCTATCGGGCAGCCGAGCCACGAGCGGGAACCGCAACTGGTCTTCCACCACTTCGCCCAGCGGCAAGCTGCCCAGCGCGGCAACCACGTTAAGCACCGATTTGGCGGGAATTCCGTAACGAGCCAATTGCGATTGATCGAGTTTGACTTCCAGCACGGGCTGCCCGGTGATCGGCTCGGCCTTTACATCGGCCGCGCCGGGGACGGAGTTGAGAATTCGTTCGATGTCGCGCGCCTTGCTGACCAATACGTCGAGGTCGTCCGCATATAGCTTCACGGCGACGTCGGATCGTACGCCGGAAATCATTTCGTTCATTCGCATTTCGATCGGTTGCAAAAATTCCAGATTTTGCCCCGGCGTGTCGCGCAGCGATTCCTGAATGAGTTCGGTGAGTTGTTCCTGGGTGTGAATATCTTTCCGCCATGGGTCGCGCGGCTTGAGCGTGATGAAGAAATCGGTCAACTCGATGCCCATTGGATCGGTGGCGATGTCGGCCATGCCGACTCGGCTCCAGACCGTGTTCACCTCGTCTGGAAACTTGGTCAAGATAACCTGTTCCATAAGCGTGTTGCGGCGGTTCGATTCGTCGAGATCGGTGCCCGTGAGCCGTATCACGCTGATGCCCAAGGCTCCTTCGGAGAGCCGCGGAATAAACTCCGTTCCCAGTCGCGGCGCGATCACACCGAATGCAAACAGCAGTACGCCGATCGCAAAGGCCATCACCGCCCATTTATTGGCCATCGCGACGTGCAGCACGGGAACATACACCCGCTTGACAGCCCGCATCAGCAGTGGCTCGCGCTCTTCAATCTGGCGAGGTAGCAGCAGACTGGCTAGCACTGGCATGAGCGTGAGCGACAGGATCATCGAGCCGGCTAGGGCG harbors:
- a CDS encoding ABC transporter permease produces the protein MTLRSLIWKELRQRPWAVATSLLAISLGVGALVAIRSVTVFSEQAVAQKMATLGANVLLLPKDVSLQDYYAADLHGKTLPEEHATRLAMANLEGVEGISPKLCVPAELNGRKLTLTGILPQSEFQAQAAWQSLNLFSNKHAGCKKRTSFHTGDSSSAESLINERRVQELGTDEILVGADVAQIVELTRGERIKLCDRSFTVAAVLPPTGTIDDSRVFAHLHTVQEVAAAGPIVNVIELMACCEDAAGSLIPNLAAMFDDAKVITISNVVETQVSVNRLMARLSYVFLVILVGVSAASVAGTMFANVRERRREIGTFMALGATRSWVARLFLGKALLVGLLGGIIGFTFGTLTAVFVGPRLAGVVVQPLPSLAAVSVVLAGAVALIASYLPARRATQIDPCLCFREI
- a CDS encoding RND transporter, encoding MRLKKSVRAAIAALGIAVLLPGCGKSPAEQGPDTTHASAASGHTHDGWWCDEHGVPEEICALCNPKVATELKTKGDWCAQHDCPDSQCFTCHPELEAKFAAQYEAKFNKQPPKRSM
- a CDS encoding efflux RND transporter permease subunit, translated to MLNWIIYFSLRHRFFVIAIALALATVGAFSLRQINIDAFPDTTPVQVQINTVAPALGPEETEQQITFPIEQVMGGLPHLQNMRSVSKFGLSQVVLTFEDGTDIYFARQLINERLTTVDLPEGIARPKMGPVSTGLGEVLHYVVRTNNLDPTYARTVQDWIIKPKLRTVRGTAEINSWGGYEKQYQVRIDPERLIEHGLTFDQVVLAVMENNRNVGGGIVPYGSLTAIVRGVGRTTNIEQIKSIEIAAVGGVPIRVSDVADVEIGSEIRRGAVTAGGKGEAVLGLGFILMGENPHTVTSALKARLEEIKATLPPDVEIQTVYDRTELVNHVIDTVRKNLFEGGLLVIAVLFAFLGNIRAALIVALAIPLSMLFAFTGMLRFGISASLLSLGAIDFGMIVDSSVVMIENCVRHVAHGDSHRRSMVDVVRDAAIEVRKPTMFGELIIMIVYLPILTLEGIEGKLFRPMALTVIFALAGSMILSLTLMPVLASLLLPRQIEEREPLLMRAVKRVYVPVLHVAMANKWAVMAFAIGVLLFAFGVIAPRLGTEFIPRLSEGALGISVIRLTGTDLDESNRRNTLMEQVILTKFPDEVNTVWSRVGMADIATDPMGIELTDFFITLKPRDPWRKDIHTQEQLTELIQESLRDTPGQNLEFLQPIEMRMNEMISGVRSDVAVKLYADDLDVLVSKARDIERILNSVPGAADVKAEPITGQPVLEVKLDQSQLARYGIPAKSVLNVVAALGSLPLGEVVEDQLRFPLVARLPDSYRQGAEGVGSILIPTATGERLPLSRLASIRRIEGPSTINREWGLRRITVTANVRGRDIGSYVIEAKRKLNAEFQPPPGRYSIEWGGQFEHFNSALTRLIVVGAITLVLIFTLLYITYQNVIDALRVFTGIPFACVGGIFALWLRGMPFSISAAIGFIALSGVAVLDDMILVSYIRHLRKRGYSLEHAVEDAAVTRLRPVLMTTLVASLGFVPMAFSTGMGAEVQRPLATVVIGGVISAMVMSLLVLRVLYVLFKPPTRETSSPIQEFDESETAAIAV